The proteins below are encoded in one region of Paramisgurnus dabryanus chromosome 2, PD_genome_1.1, whole genome shotgun sequence:
- the LOC135731351 gene encoding uncharacterized protein, with product MYENMDNSIDKSTTMDRGENEERIDDIYINEEAVRYLTHKKEMKESNRTTTKPPEPTGSECVMKRGYRSVTVCLVLLCVLLLTAVIVLCVLIITIINQSHITSKNITEERDQLLTKYKEERDQLLTNNTNITEERDQLLTNNTNLSKERDQLLTNNTNLSKERDQLLTKYTNITKERDQLLTNNTNLTKQRDQLLLNNKNLTTENNRLLTNLNKQREQLNATMEVLKRDGLAVFQSSLYFISSEKKTWSDSRANCIQRGADLIIINNQEEQDFVKNVSGIEYWIGLSDSDAEGRWKWVDGSTLTTSFWDKSIPEPNGGTPENCAVTYSPGWADYSCTKTLNWICETKHV from the exons ATGTATGAAAATATGGATAATAGTATAGATAAAAGTACAACAATGGACAGAGGAGAGAACGAAGAAAGGATTGATGATATCTACATCAATGAAGAGGCTGTTAGATATCTTACACACAAGAAAGAGATGAAGGAATCTAACAGGACAACAACCAAACCACCTGAACCCACAG GAAGTGAGTGTGTGATGAAGAGAGGTTACAGATCAGTTACAGTGTGTTTGGTGCTGCTGTGTGTTCTTCTACTGACTGCAGTCATAGTGCTGTGTGTCCTGATCATAACAATCATAAACCAGTCTCACATTACCAGCAAAAAcatcacagaagagagagaccagctactaaccaaatataaagaagagagagaccagctactaaccaacaataccaacatcacagaagagagagaccagctactaaccaacaATACCAACCTCTCAAaagagagagaccagctactaaccaacaATACCAACCTCTCAAaagagagagaccagctactAACCAAATATACCAACATCACAAAAGAGAGAGACCAACTACTAACCAACAATACCAACCTCACAAAACAGAGAGACCAGCTactattaaataataaaaatttgaCAACAGAAAATAATAGATTATTAACCAATCTTAATAAACAAAGAGAGCAGTTAAATGCAACAATGGAGGTTTTAAAAAGAG ATGGATTGGCAGTATTTCAATCTAGTTTGTACTTCATTTCATCTGAGAAGAAGACCTGGAGTGATAGCAGAGCAAACTGCATACAGAGAGGAGCAGATCTGATCATCATTAACAATCAAGAGGAACAA GATTTTGTTAAGAACGTGTCTGGTATAGAATACTGGATTGGTTTGTCTGACAGCGATGCAGAGGGCAGATGGAAATGGGTTGACGGCAGCACACTGACCACTAG CTTCTGGGACAAATCTATTCCAGAGCCCAATGGTGGAACACCAGAGAACTGTGCTGTAACTTATTCACCAGGGTGGGCTGATTACTCATGTACTAAAACTTTAAACTGGATCTGTGagacaaaacatgtttaa
- the LOC135783472 gene encoding uncharacterized protein produces the protein MYENMDNSIDKTTTMDRGENEERIDDIYINEEAVRYLTHKKEMKESNRTTTKPPEPTGSEFVMKRSYRSVTVCLLLLCVLLLTAVIVLCVLIITIINQSHITSKSITEERDQLLTNNTNLTKEKSQLLLNNKNLTTENGRLLTNLNKQREQLNATMEILKRDGLAVFQSSLYFISSEKKTWSDSRTNCIQRGADLIIINNQEEQDFFKNMPGPNWIGLSDSDVEGTWKWVDGSTLNTSFWEKSLIEPNGNTNENCAVTYSLGWADLLCTKTFNWICEKNMFK, from the exons ATGTATGAAAATATGGATAATAGTATAGATAAAACTACAACAATGGACAGAGGAGAAAATGAAGAAAGGATTGATGATATCTACATCAATGAAGAGGCTGTTAGATATCTTACACACAAGAAAGAGATGAAGGAATCTAACAGGACAACAACCAAACCACCTGAACCCACAG GAAGTGAGTTTGTGATGAAGAGAAGTTACAGATCAgttacagtgtgtttgctgctgcTGTGTGTTCTTCTACTGACTGCAGTCATAGTGCTGTGTGTCCTGATCATAACAATCATAAACCAGTCTCACATTACCAGCAAAAGcatcacagaagagagagaccagctactaaccaacaATACCAACCTCACAAAAGAGAAAAGCCAACTactattaaataataaaaatttgaCAACAGAAAATGGTAGATTATTAACCAATCTTAATAAACAAAGAGAGCAGTTAAATGCAACGATGGAGATTCTAAAAAGAG ATGGATTGGCAGTATTTCAATCTAGTTTGTACTTCATTTCATCTGAGAAGAAGACCTGGAGTGATAGCAGAACAAACTGCATACAGAGAGGAGCAGATCTGATCATCATTAACAATCAAGAGGAACAA gatttttttaagaatatgcCTGGTCCAAACTGGATTGGTTTGTCTGACAGCGATGTTGAGGGCACATGGAAATGGGTTGACGGTAGCACACTGAACACTAG CTTCTGGGAAAAATCTTTAATTGAGCCCAATGGTAACACAAATGAGAACTGTGCTGTAACTTATTCATTAGGGTGGGCTGATTTACTGTGTACTAAAACTTTTAACTGGATCTGTgagaaaaacatgtttaaatga